One segment of Capnocytophaga sp. oral taxon 878 DNA contains the following:
- a CDS encoding low specificity L-threonine aldolase: MKLSFKNDYSEGAHPAILEALLQTNLTQQAGYVLDEYSSKAKTLIRERIAAPEAQVYFVSGGTQANLLVLGYVLRPYESIIACESAHITDSETGAIEGTGHKIHIAPSVNGKITVESIRDYATRYTNYPHQVKPRVVYITNATEVGSIYTLSELKALYQCCQDLDLLLYMDGARLAHAMNAEQNDITWEDLARYTDAFYIGGTKNGALIGEAIVFGNPFIGNGFSYYIKQKGALLAKGRLLGLQFLTLFQNDLYNQLGRHANKQMKCIKEAFDAKGVSFLSETCTNQLFPILKNEEVAKLAEDFDFYEWKKVDELHTAIRLITSWATPTENVEALIKALNRL; encoded by the coding sequence ATGAAACTTTCTTTTAAAAATGACTATTCAGAAGGGGCTCACCCTGCTATCTTAGAGGCTTTATTACAAACAAACCTTACCCAACAAGCAGGATATGTACTTGATGAATATAGTAGTAAAGCAAAAACACTTATTAGAGAGCGTATAGCAGCTCCTGAAGCACAAGTGTATTTTGTGAGTGGTGGTACGCAAGCAAACCTCTTGGTATTGGGTTATGTATTACGCCCTTATGAAAGTATTATTGCCTGTGAATCAGCTCATATCACTGATAGTGAGACTGGAGCTATTGAAGGAACAGGACATAAAATACATATTGCTCCGTCAGTAAATGGAAAAATAACTGTTGAGTCCATTCGCGATTATGCTACTCGTTATACCAATTACCCTCACCAAGTAAAACCTCGTGTGGTATATATTACTAATGCAACAGAGGTAGGATCTATCTATACTTTATCAGAACTAAAAGCTTTATACCAATGTTGCCAAGATTTAGACTTGTTACTATATATGGATGGAGCGCGTTTGGCACATGCTATGAATGCTGAACAAAATGATATTACTTGGGAAGATCTTGCCCGCTACACTGATGCTTTTTATATAGGAGGAACTAAAAATGGAGCTTTGATAGGTGAAGCAATAGTATTTGGAAATCCATTCATTGGTAATGGTTTTTCATATTATATAAAACAAAAAGGAGCTTTATTAGCTAAAGGAAGATTATTAGGTTTGCAGTTTTTAACTCTTTTCCAAAATGACCTTTACAACCAATTAGGCAGACATGCTAATAAACAGATGAAATGTATCAAAGAGGCCTTTGACGCTAAGGGTGTTAGCTTTCTTTCAGAAACTTGTACGAATCAGTTATTTCCAATATTAAAGAATGAGGAGGTAGCGAAGCTTGCCGAAGACTTTGATTTTTATGAGTGGAAGAAAGTAGATGAACTACATACTGCTATTAGACTTATTACCTCATGGGCTACCCCTACTGAGAATGTAGAAGCCCTTATTAAAGCTTTAAATAGGCTATAA
- a CDS encoding putative DNA modification/repair radical SAM protein, with protein sequence MNFERIKEKLAILADAAKYDVSCSSSGSNRKGVKGELGNAANFGICHSFTDDGRCISLLKILLTNHCIYDCVYCVSRRSNDIPRAAFSVEEVVDLTINFYKRNYIEGLFLSSGVFKDANTTMGRLVRVAKKLRLEERFNGYIHLKTIPGASEDLIYEAGLYADRLSINLEIPTKEGLKLLAPEKDHQQMVAPMQYVKNELAITALEKKKFKHTPKFAPAGQTTQMIIGATNETDQKIIDVANYMYSKLQLKRVYYSGYVPVLSDSRLPSIHSQVPVVRENRLYQADWLMRYYGFDSNEILDQQQPFLDLEIDPKLAWALRHQHLFPIDVNTAPRELLLRIPGVGVRSVQKILAARSFQKLTYYSLKQMGVSLNRAKYFITCQGATPLAGTMDSLKLRSLLISNSKSKHKELFTGQLSLF encoded by the coding sequence ATGAATTTTGAGCGTATTAAAGAAAAATTAGCTATACTTGCTGATGCTGCCAAATATGATGTATCATGTTCGAGTAGTGGTAGTAACCGAAAAGGAGTAAAAGGTGAGTTAGGTAATGCTGCAAACTTTGGTATTTGCCACTCATTCACTGATGATGGCAGGTGTATTTCATTGCTAAAAATCCTGCTTACAAATCATTGTATTTATGATTGTGTATATTGTGTATCACGCCGAAGTAATGATATTCCACGTGCAGCTTTCTCTGTAGAAGAGGTGGTAGATTTGACCATTAACTTCTATAAAAGAAATTATATAGAGGGACTTTTTTTAAGCTCAGGCGTTTTTAAAGATGCTAATACCACTATGGGACGCTTAGTAAGAGTGGCTAAAAAACTACGTTTAGAAGAGCGCTTTAATGGCTACATACACCTGAAAACAATTCCTGGCGCAAGTGAAGACTTAATATATGAAGCTGGTTTATATGCCGATAGGCTATCTATAAATCTTGAAATCCCTACCAAAGAGGGACTTAAACTCCTCGCCCCTGAAAAAGACCACCAACAGATGGTTGCTCCTATGCAGTATGTGAAAAATGAATTAGCTATTACAGCTCTTGAGAAGAAAAAATTTAAACATACTCCTAAGTTTGCTCCTGCTGGGCAAACAACACAGATGATTATTGGAGCAACCAATGAAACTGATCAGAAAATTATTGATGTAGCAAACTATATGTACAGTAAGCTACAACTAAAACGTGTATACTACTCAGGTTATGTCCCAGTACTATCTGATAGTAGACTGCCCTCTATACACAGCCAAGTACCAGTAGTACGTGAAAACCGCCTTTATCAAGCTGACTGGCTGATGCGCTACTATGGTTTTGATTCTAATGAAATACTTGACCAACAACAGCCTTTCCTTGATCTTGAAATAGACCCTAAGCTAGCATGGGCTCTTCGCCACCAACACCTTTTCCCTATAGATGTGAATACTGCCCCTCGTGAATTATTATTGCGCATACCAGGAGTTGGCGTAAGATCGGTACAGAAAATACTTGCAGCACGCTCTTTCCAAAAACTCACTTATTATTCACTAAAACAGATGGGAGTAAGTCTCAATCGCGCAAAATACTTCATTACTTGCCAAGGAGCTA